One Glycine max cultivar Williams 82 chromosome 4, Glycine_max_v4.0, whole genome shotgun sequence DNA segment encodes these proteins:
- the LOC100526881 gene encoding RING/U-box superfamily protein has translation MEGEEGKQSSQKNPYVELEEVDFDFILAMSMQEQEREFTMLSTIESESDEYLSDSSIDNDDDGDPDFIASQEFETDLRFLEGEGSDDDDEDMEMEEDEIDPDELSYEELMELEEFIGEETRGLSANEISLCLYPYTCQCAESKSGIDRCVICQVEYEEGEALVALQCEHPYHSDCIRKWLQIKKVCPICGNEVSTPNLASNP, from the coding sequence ATGGAAGGTGAGGAGGGGAAACAGTCTTCCCAAAAAAACCCTTACGTTGAACTAGAAGAAGTTGACTTTGATTTTATTCTAGCAATGAGCATGCAAGAACAAGAGAGAGAGTTCACAATGCTTTCAACTATTGAAAGTGAAAGTGATGAATATCTAAGTGACTCCTCTAtagataatgatgatgatggtgatcCTGACTTTATAGCGAGTCAAGAGTTTGAAACCGACCTTCGGTTTCTTGAAGGTGAAGGAAGCGACGATGATGATGAAGACATGgaaatggaagaagatgagATTGATCCAGACGAATTATCTTATGAAGAATTGATGGAGTTGGAAGagtttataggagaagaaaCAAGAGGGTTATCAGCAAATGAAATCTCTTTGTGCTTGTACCCTTATACCTGCCAATGTGCTGAAAGCAAAAGTGGCATTGATCGTTGTGTGATTTGTCAGGTTGAATATGAAGAAGGTGAAGCACTAGTGGCACTTCAATGTGAGCACCCTTATCATTCAGATTGCATAAGAAAGTGGCTTCAAATTAAGAAGGTTTGTCCAATTTGTGGAAATGAAGTTTCAACTCCCAACTTGGCTTCGAACCCTTAG